Proteins from a single region of Negativicutes bacterium:
- a CDS encoding methylated-DNA--[protein]-cysteine S-methyltransferase, translating into MKNAFSFETEIGKLSLCQENNVITKLYFNNNAPLDFTNHKTALLEEAAYQIQAYLAGTLKVFSFPYQAKGTAFQKKVWSSLLTIPYGETRSYKDIATLINRPTAYRAVGSANNKNQLPLIIPCHRVIGSDQTLVGYAGGLKIKEFLLRLEAKNR; encoded by the coding sequence ATGAAAAATGCTTTTTCTTTTGAAACTGAAATTGGTAAGCTCAGTCTCTGCCAAGAAAATAATGTTATAACAAAACTTTATTTTAATAATAACGCTCCGCTTGATTTTACCAATCATAAAACTGCCTTATTAGAAGAAGCCGCTTACCAAATACAAGCTTATCTTGCTGGAACTTTGAAAGTTTTTTCTTTTCCGTATCAAGCTAAGGGCACTGCTTTTCAAAAAAAAGTTTGGTCAAGCTTACTAACTATTCCTTATGGCGAAACTCGCTCTTACAAAGATATTGCGACTCTGATTAACCGCCCCACCGCCTATCGAGCTGTTGGTAGTGCTAATAATAAAAACCAGCTACCCTTAATAATCCCTTGTCATCGCGTCATTGGTAGCGACCAAACCTTGGTCGGTTATGCCGGTGGCTTAAAAATAAAAGAATTTCTATTAAGATTAGAAGCAAAAAACAGGTAA